In Nostoc sphaeroides, the genomic window TTATGAGTTATGAGTTATGAGTTATGAGTTTTTTTATTCCTAACTCCTAACTCCTAACTCCTCACTCCTAACTCCTCACTCCTCACTCTTCACTTTGTACTTCTATGGCTGTAACAGTTTTAGTTCCGACGACTCTTCAGAATTTGACTAATAACCAAGCTAGTCTAGAATCCAACGGTAACACCATTGCTGAATTGTTGGACTCCTTAGAACAAAGCTTTCCTGGGATTAAATCGCGGTTGTGCGATGAAGAAGGGAAGCTACGCCGATTTGTAAATTTTTATGTCGATAGCGAAGATATCCGCTATTTAGATGGTATTAATACAGCATTGAAAGATGGCGATGAAGTAAGTATTGTCCCAGCTGTCGCCGGTGGTTAATAGAGAGAATACTAAATAAAGTAGAAATCTGATTAGACAAACCTTTGAGAGACAGAGGACGGCTAACCCC contains:
- a CDS encoding ubiquitin-like small modifier protein 1 codes for the protein MAVTVLVPTTLQNLTNNQASLESNGNTIAELLDSLEQSFPGIKSRLCDEEGKLRRFVNFYVDSEDIRYLDGINTALKDGDEVSIVPAVAGG